The sequence ACACTTTCGAAGATAAGGATTAAATTGCTGTGATGTCTCTTTGATAATCCAAGTATAGTCTGAATCTAGTCGTCTATCTCATATACTAGGATTCACTGAAGTTCATCATCCATAGTAAAAACAATTTGTCCATCCAAGGTAACATTAATATGTTCATTTTGTGCCAAAGATAATGATAATAAGGCAAGAGTCTCAAAAGGATGATTAGAGATAGACtgttgtgttttatatatatcgAGGTTCTTTATGTAAAAAGTAGagttaatatcaaagtttagtcTCACTACTCACTTGTAATTTATGACTAGTTTTCAAAGGACATCTTTCATTGACAGACTTGTTCCCCTGCTTTATATTGTTCCATTGGTTTAAGAGTTTATTTCTATAAGACTGCGGTAGGTTTTTCTCCTGTAATTCTTGTTTCATTTTGGTCCAATCAGTTATGAGAGGTTTATCTCTCATCTCTAAACAATCAACATCTCCCCAGTAAAGTTGGGCTATCAATGAACATCATCTTAGCAAATTTAACTCTCTTATTATCGGACAAGTTATGCCACGCAAAGATTGATTCATGTTATGAATCCACATATCAATGACCCAAGGATCATGACGATCGTCAAAAGTGGAAGCTTATATTTTGTTAGGGCTTGTGACTTGCTCATCAAGGTCATCATATGTAGAGTAACCTAAATGATAGTTATATTAGTGATGCTCATGGTGAACTTCCTTATTAGTGATTATTGTTGTAATTTTTACTTGTCTTTGGGTGCCTTATTCGATAACTTTCTAGGGGTTCAACTCGTTTAGACATATTGGTCATCTGAGTTTAGAGTTCCCCTCAAATGACCTTGAGAGTTTCACTAAGGGTTGGGTCCACAGTAAATGTAAGGCTTAAGGTTTGACACTAGATGATCATGACACTAATGCATGCAACATTAACTtagaaatgaaattgagatcATATATGATTTCTACAAGTgaaatcacaatacaaaaataaagctaatttcatttttatttttaatatggagATTATCAAGAATAGAAAACACCAGAGAAATTTTAAGCATGCACTGTTAGACATTTAagtgtaaatgattaatcaaataaaagtcACAACTGTTCACTAATTTCGATAAGCtccacaattaattaaaaagttcaaTGACAAAATTTGAATGACAATATATAAAATGGGCAAATATATAAGGGTGTAATGCaaggagagttttttttttttgggcacaGAAGGTCACTGGTAATTTGAATAACAAGTGTAATACCAATACAATAAAATTCAACGTATTAAAAGGTAAACTTATTTCCTGACTAGATTGCTTGGTGGGAAGATGTTGGAAGGTGCTATTGCTGACATGGCAAAAAATGATGACGTGGCAATGATGGCTAGCATGGCAATGCAATGTGATGTTGTTGACGTGCACTAATGTGGTAGTGCGTTGACATGTCACTGATGTGGTGGTGTGATGGCGTGGCACAGACGTGGCACAGACGTGGCAGTTTGATGACATAGCTGAGCGAGGGtaacttttttattctttagatTTGGGTTGTAAATAGAcaacttagtttttttcttaaaatgtttGATGATTCTACACAATTTCTAGGGCTTAGGAACTATGTTGAATTTTAAGGATTTTCAGAAGCTCTAAAAGATCGATTAAttgtaataacaattaaaagcctGTGCTTTGATACCAAGATTGATACGGGGCAAAAATTTTTGAAGATGTAGTAATAAGCTAAGAAAAAACAGCCAAAGAAAAAAgctaaagaagagaaagagcagGGGTTGAGAGGTTGCAACTCtacaaatttttattcaattaatcaaaactgtctaacatttagaaaaataagatataaatactGAAACCTTAACTAGAACAAATAATTGGGTTTATATCCcaccaaataaaatatccaataaTAAGTAAATTAAGTCCAATAAATAAgcctaaataaaacaataactaaattaaGCCAATAAATAAACctaaataaaatccaataataCAAGAGTTGAGCTATCTTCCATCATCATAGATCATACGAATATGTGAATCATGTCTTGGATTTGATGTCCTCATCATACTTGCTAAACAACTTACTGTTTTAACACTTGCTTACTCCTACAAACAAGAAGTTGTTGTCAAAGTCTTGAACATTTTTACCCTAATATTATTGAGTGTTTCACAAATTTCATGTTAGGAATAATAATAGAtagtaatttttctttaaaagtcAAAGTGGCTGGCTTTGTTATGCTCTTACATGAAATTTGTGCCTAGAACCCAACTACGCgtccttttcttttgagaatCAACTAACTATCCTTGTACTATATATATACTACATGCTGTGGAACACCTGCCTAGGCTAGGTTGGCATGTTTCCAACCTGTGGCTTCCTGATGCCAACATTAAGTTTATTTGACTATTCATTCCACATGGACTTGGTTTCTAAAGCGAGAATATTTTACAGGAGACTCTGAGAGTCAAGGATGAGGAATTACAGAATCTGGCTCGAGATATTCGTGCTCGTGACTCAATAATAAAAGACATAGCAGATAAACTATCTGAGACAGCTGAAGCTGCTGAGGCTGCAGCATCTGCTGCTCATACTATGGATGAACAGAGAAGAATTGTTTGTGCTGAAATTGAGCGGTTATCAAAAGCTTCAGAAAAGCAGCTGGAGTCATCCATGTTGAAGGTACTAGTAATCTCGCCTTTTTCAATGGTTCATTCTATAGTCcaaaggctatatatatatgtaaaccATATGGGATGTGTTAGCAAAAGCAAATCCCTCTTCAAGACCATATTCTCTCTTTTGAGATGCAGTTTGATTAATGTGTGTATCATTGCCAAATGAGAGCTAATGCCTATGTACAATTTAGGATGTCAGTTTCAGTTTGTTTATGTGGGCTTTCATTTATGGATGTGTGTAGTTAAAAGAGTATGAAGAAAAGGTTGTTACTCTGAGTAAGGAAAGAGATCAACTGATCAGACAGAGAGACTCTGCCATCCAGGAGGCAAATTTATGGCGTTCTGAGATTGCAAAAGCCAGAGAGCGTGCTCTGATATTGGAAGGAGCTGTTGTTAGAGCAGAGGAGAAGGCAAGAGTTGCAGAAGCAGATGCTGAGGCTAGAATAAAGGAGGTTGCACAGAGAGAGGCAGCTGCTGTGAAGGAGAAGGAAGAGCTTCTAGCATACGTGAATATGTTACAGGCACAACTTCAAAGGTTTGACATCTGATCCCTTCTAACCCAATAGAAAGATTGCTGccccttttttcattttttgatgttttgaaatcATCTTATATTAGCCTTTAGGAGACATAAATCTGTATATTTCACTCTTTGGATTTTGTCATTGTACTGCTTCTGCTAATGTACCTCGATCGTTTCTTTTCTGCATATTGTCATCAGCATTTTCAGCCCATGAaagtagaaattaaaaaaaatattgtacttGAAACTTGCTAAGATAGACAAAATTGATATACCATTCCCTCAACAGGCAGCACAAAGATACAAAGCAAGTTTTCAAGGAGAAAATGGAGACTCCAAATGTTGTTGACAGCACTCTTCCCCTGACTAAGCATGTAGACTTGTCAGATGAGAATGTTGATAAAGCTTGTCTTAGTGTTTCTAGAGCTGTCCCAGCTGCTGGGGAGAATGTTGTGCACATGGCAGTGGATCAAAGGAACCCCCGGCCAGTTGAAGATGCTGAATGGAGCGATATTCAGGCAACAGAGTCAACAATAGCTGATGTCAGAGAAGTTGCACCGGAGATAGATGGAAGCAGCCTGGATATTCCTGTTGTTAGGGCACCTGTAAATAATCATCATGAGCAAGGAGCCAACACCTATAATCAGCCTTGATGTTTAATCTTGCATGTTCTACAGCGGACAGCAATCTTTAAAGGTAGGGAATGGCATGCTATTTGAAGTCAATTAACAGTAAAATCCTAACACTTGTCGAGGTATGTCTTTCATCCGCTGGCTGGTTGGACGCCATTGCTTGTTATATCACCCTGTATCTTCAATGAAGGATACATCCAGAGCTTTCCCGGAATGTATTTGAGAGCTTCAAAATAGTCCATCTATGATACGCGTGTACAGAGTGTAGTTCTGAAATGTGAACCTTCTTGTCCCAACCATATATTTTCCAGTCGTCATTGTTGTGATTGACATTGTATCTTTGTTAAAGAATACCGCTGGCCATTCTTCAATGTATTTGAGGGCCTAACAATAATcccttttttatgtttgtgtAAAGAGCTTTTTAGTTCCGAGTgttaaatgcatttttttcttaaagatgTTGACCTCTTTTGTTGCTTGATTGggtttttgttgcttttacATGCGTTGTTACCCAAAGATTTCCCTCATTAAATGAAATCATTTAACGAAGCACATCCAGTTGCACCAGGTGCGGTTTCATTGCTAGTTTAGCTAAGAAAATGTGGATTTAGTTGAACTATGCACTAAAAGCCTTAGAGTTGGCGCTGCAATTTGTTACAAACTGGATAGGGTCGTAAATGAGAAGGcaagtaataacaataattttttttttccggtaaATTGCAAGAACAATCTCCCTCCCTCCTTTCTCTCTAACTCTCAATCTCGATTTCTCGACCACCAACTATTTCTGCTGAGGTCAAACCTTAGTAAATTGATATCAGAGCCATGAATTCAAGGCTAATGTTGCAggaggaaacaaaaataatagtgGAAAACAACAAAGTCAGCTTTGGAAGTGCTCGGTAGACAATTGGATGAGAGAATACAAGTTCTTCATCAAGAATTGTAGGATTCATGGAATTAAAATAAGAGGCAATGGCAGGAGCAGGCTAAATGGAATGAGCAACTCAATGCACAAATGGAAACTTTGATGGCTACGTACCATTCAAACATTCATGGATGGAAGGGAATCAGAGAAGGAAAGAAGGAACCATGCTAATACAAGGGTCGTGGTTTGTCTACAGATGAATCATAATCAAGATGAATATGTGAGAATCAATGAAGGCCATAATGGTATATACAATGTGGCTTTACCTAAAATACAGCTAACTAAATTTCATGGAGATAATCCACGGCATGGATTATGAAATGTAGAAAATATTTCAAGTTATGTTTCACCGCAGTTCACCACTGGGTTGAAATATCTTCACTTTACTTGGAATGCAAGGTAGAAGTTTGGTTTGAAGGCTTTTTGATAGGAGATCATGACCTCACTAATTGGGTGGAGTTTGTTCGATCCATTTGTACAAGACTTGGCAGCAAGGACGATGTAATGGAAGAACTCAACAAGTTGGTGCAAGAGAAAGGGGTATAAAAGTATGTTGAAAGGTTTGAGGAGCTCAAATCTTTAATGGGCATCTTGAATCCTTCACTACTATAATTATACTTTATATCAAGCTCTATCAATGGTCTTGAAGAATATAATGTTACCCAAAATATCTCCTCCTTTTAATATTGGAAAACACCAAGGAACTCATCTTTCAAAACTCCTTATAATGCAAGAACTAATTTTACAGTAGAAGGAAAACGATTGCATGGAACCTTACATgaacaaaagagaaaattagGACAGTATTGTAAAATATTGGGAGAAATTTGTATTAGGCCATCAATGTAATTTGAAGAACTTGAATATGATGAATGGTGTAGAAAAAGGTGAGGATTTTCTAGAAGTAAATGAGGGAAATAAAGACAGGCAACTGTGGGTTTTAAAAGGAATATAAAGCCGAGCCCGCAGTATTTTGGTCCCTATAAAGTCATTCAAAAGATTAGGGTTGTGGCATATAAACTTTTGTAACCAGAAATATATAGCTAACATCCACCCAATGTTTCATGTTTCCTTGTTAAAGAAGAAGATTGGAAGCAATGGCATGGTATCTTTATCTTCTCTAGCAACAGATGAATCAAGAAAAATCAAGGTGAATCCTATGgctattttagaaattaagtaagattatttaaaaaaagaaagaaaaaaaaaagaatagggtTGTTGCAATATGGTTGATATATCAAGTGGTCGAACTTGTTTAATGAAGATTCAACTTGGGAGGACCTTAAGAGTTTTCAGATTTCAATATCAATTCTTGAGGACGGTAATTTCCGAGTGAAGATTTGTTACCAAAATGATAGTATGGCAGTTGACAcaagcaaaaaggaaaaaaaaatgaagtaaaagaagaaggaaagtgACGGGAAATGCAGTCAGCAGAGATAGTTAGGAAGTAGCCACATGATACATAAGTAGAAGGCAGTAATTTGATAGTAAATaagaattacttttttttttaattaacatagatATCTAGGCTAGCTTGCGTGTActtcgactaatcccacagtttctgaaattaacgatcaCGTAAATCTTCATTGATCATTATATTAGCAACCATATAGCTCGAATCTGAAATCACAAAGAGAATAAATCTTTTGGTCCCAAACTCTTACCACTAGATTATTTACTATGTGTTAAGTAAGTATAAATAAGGAGTGTGTTGTGAATAAAAAAGGCAAGTGCtatcaagatatatttttttattttattttattaacatgggtgtTTGGATTAGTTTGCACGTATCTCGATTAATCTCACgagtcctgaaattaacgatcatgtaaatcTTCAGTGGCAATTATATTAGCAATTACATGGCTTGAACCTGAAACCATAAGaggaataaattttttagttttaaactgGTACCACTAGATTATTAACTAGAtgataaataagtaaaaattaCTTGTATAAATAAGGAGTATGTTGTGAATAAAAACTatcaagatttatttatttatttattggtaaaTTGCAGaaacaatctctctctctctctctcaacctcTTCGAACTCTCAATCTCAATTCTAAAATCGGTGAATGGATAGCTCCTTGTCTTGATCGTTTGCCACAAATACTTTCTGTGTATTCCTTTCCCTTTCATTAGGATTAGGGTTAACCCCACCTTGTATCAAAGTATAATTAATAAAGGGCCTATATTTATACCAATCCGTTTAGCTCCTGCCTCCTTGGACCCTAGCCAATCTATAAGGCCTGCATGCCATGATCAAAGGCGtaattctctctcttcttccttttctctacTAGTTTCTTGACATGCTGCTCGTGTACTATTTAACTAATGTATAGTACCCTTTTCTAACTACTAATAGTACTAATACATTGTGTAgagttatttataaattaataaatttgagtttttcTAACTTCTAATAATCTTACacaagttttttataattataactaaattaatttgtttattctttgaattatataaaattatttttaattggaattaagTAAACATTAGAGAAATGAATTGAATTATCTTTAAGATTTTgatgtataattattaaaaataataattactaaaattttttcacttaggaactcttttttttttttagatagtttttttcACTTATAGATAAGATAACATGAATCTAAAGTAAAAATTCAtgtacgaaaaaaaaaaattatgaactattttttaatgatttttttatattattattgtttgtccttaatataaaataacataagataataaaaacaacaacgtATAAGAAATGGACTAAGGATTCAATTTAACAATTtgataatatttgaatttaatttaattattctaatattttaatattttataccaACTTCTTaagtatttttgtaaaatattaataataaaaataaagtaccaGTATATTACTATTAGAGTGATTTAAGCAGCTTATTTTATCTTATCCAGGATTTCAAGTGatgtataaataagaaaaattgataaacAATATTTGCCTATATTTTAAACTTTGTTCTAAAAATAgtctacttttttaaaaaactaacaattTTGTTAATATTGGTATCTTGTTTAATTAGAGTTGACGTGAATTTACTTATTAGTATTGGTAGTATATTATAATgttagttttatattaaatatatagtaatcaatATATAACTACGGAGTTCATAATTTAATGTTTAGTAATGGAtataatttttcctttcaaaataaaaaaaaaatcaattcatgaactattaaatttgatatttatgatAGGGAAAAGCTTGAGTCttccaaattaagttttattgttaaagaataatatcaaTCATATTCTGGAAGTccacctaatagcttaaattattagattaagatgattctttgatatgatattcgagccttgatgaccaagcggtcacgaattcgaatctcaccatttttatttatttgataataattaagcATAAGGTAATGTGGACTAGTGTAattttcaagtctaaaaaacttttattagagaaggtgttttaaaaaataatataaatcaaattttaatatctTATGTAGGagcttaaattattgaatttaaaatctatATGATTTCCATTGCCTCCGTGTCATTATTCTTCCACGCCTGCCAGCCTAGCCTCTTTGTTAGATGTAGATATATTAATTCCTGTCCAAGAGAGCTAACAAAACAACTCTACTTgctcatgtaaaaataaattagctaTTTCAAATGGTTGTTTAATGGAGAATGGCTTTGTGTAATTTGCGCAGGAGAAAGGAAAGAAGGCATGAGAAAATTGAGTTCGAAACACACGTGGTTTTAAACCTTGTCGGAATGGAGATAGAATTTAAGTcgtgaaaattttaaattgattgggTTTTTCATGGCCAGTAATTGGGCTTAACTATTTATTAGTAAAGTGAAAGGATGATTTTCATGAGCTCTATTGTAAAAACAAGTCAGAATCTTCTCAAGTAACACTTAAGTTAATAAATGTAGTAGAACATGAGTATgttaaacaaaagaaagatgTAAGGAGTAGAAGAAAAATAtgtgaagaaaataattttaattcagtTGAGTTATTCCATACTTGGTCAATGCAATTGAAAAATTCACCAAATCATGGGAATGCATGAAAATgaaattctaatttaaaaaaaaaatatatatatatatatataagaaaatgaaaactgTATTCGTCAAAGTCCGACGGATTGACCTTACATATTAATTCTCAAAATGAGACAGGTGAGAAAAATTAATGCATGGATTTGGACCATACGTTCCGTTTATCTCACTTTATCAAAACTCAAagcaacaataaataataataataattaataatagtgTGATTCCTTGCATCAGCCATCAAGACATCCACAGATCAATCCACATCAACTCGGTCTGTCTAGTGATTTTACCACCCAATTGCACGTAGTTTTTTAGGATAGCCATGAAAGCTTTTAAATTGATacccaaccaaaaaaataaaataaaaggaaaggaaagggaaatctgaataaaagaaaatgtcaaAAATTTAATACTAAGCCATCGTATGCTTATTAGAGTTTCTAA is a genomic window of Populus alba chromosome 5, ASM523922v2, whole genome shotgun sequence containing:
- the LOC118061732 gene encoding uncharacterized protein isoform X1; translation: MASNRATTQQQRPAVGTENSLEKIKRQLASGSGKNLLQGPLLKRSETLRKWNERWVILDPTTGKMEYKTRRSEPAVKGTILFDANSTIAVSPVNFNGLPKYDGCCFYIGTPQKKDYFLCAETPGAARAWVATLHATQLVLKAHKEAVDSLSGNGSAKLGTVATVVAAANSTALECSKEIEAAMQISLRNALGMMNNRTTDGPMDDKTILKETLRVKDEELQNLARDIRARDSIIKDIADKLSETAEAAEAAASAAHTMDEQRRIVCAEIERLSKASEKQLESSMLKLKEYEEKVVTLSKERDQLIRQRDSAIQEANLWRSEIAKARERALILEGAVVRAEEKARVAEADAEARIKEVAQREAAAVKEKEELLAYVNMLQAQLQRQHKDTKQVFKEKMETPNVVDSTLPLTKHVDLSDENVDKACLSVSRAVPAAGENVVHMAVDQRNPRPVEDAEWSDIQATESTIADVREVAPEIDGSSLDIPVVRAPVNNHHEQGANTYNQP
- the LOC118061732 gene encoding uncharacterized protein isoform X2; this encodes MASNRATTQQRPAVGTENSLEKIKRQLASGSGKNLLQGPLLKRSETLRKWNERWVILDPTTGKMEYKTRRSEPAVKGTILFDANSTIAVSPVNFNGLPKYDGCCFYIGTPQKKDYFLCAETPGAARAWVATLHATQLVLKAHKEAVDSLSGNGSAKLGTVATVVAAANSTALECSKEIEAAMQISLRNALGMMNNRTTDGPMDDKTILKETLRVKDEELQNLARDIRARDSIIKDIADKLSETAEAAEAAASAAHTMDEQRRIVCAEIERLSKASEKQLESSMLKLKEYEEKVVTLSKERDQLIRQRDSAIQEANLWRSEIAKARERALILEGAVVRAEEKARVAEADAEARIKEVAQREAAAVKEKEELLAYVNMLQAQLQRQHKDTKQVFKEKMETPNVVDSTLPLTKHVDLSDENVDKACLSVSRAVPAAGENVVHMAVDQRNPRPVEDAEWSDIQATESTIADVREVAPEIDGSSLDIPVVRAPVNNHHEQGANTYNQP